One window from the genome of Paramormyrops kingsleyae isolate MSU_618 chromosome 3, PKINGS_0.4, whole genome shotgun sequence encodes:
- the kndc1 gene encoding kinase non-catalytic C-lobe domain-containing protein 1 isoform X3, producing the protein MGTFETAVAAYYEDDEEEEERCFEFEPLPTLLEDEENVSLADILSLRDSCLSEQEVWAVCLECVLSLRSIAHSPLFHTLCITPDTLAFNAHGNVCFMEHLSDDPEGSFTPPEFDRTGNTFEKSITNELHFKMW; encoded by the exons ATGGGTACTTTTGAAACTGCTGTGGCTGCGTATTATGAAGAcgatgaagaggaggaagagcggTGTTTTGAATTTGAACCTCTTCCCACGCTCTTAGAAGACGAG GAGAATGTCTCTCTCGCGGACATCCTTTCTCTGCGGGACAGCTGCCTGTCGGAACAGGAAGTGTGGGCAGTGTGCTTGGAGTGTGTCCTCTCCTTGCGTAGCATTGCCCATTCACCACTCTTCCACACCCTCTGTATCACCCCAGACACTCTGGCCTTCAATGCCCACGGCAACGTCTGCTTCATGGAACATCTTAGCG ATGATCCTGAGGGCTCATTCACACCGCCAGAGTTTGATAGGACTGGTAACACCTTTGAG AAATCAATAACAAATGAACTTCATTTCAAAATGTGGTGA